The Cutaneotrichosporon cavernicola HIS019 DNA, chromosome: 3 region CATGGACTTGACCCCGATCGGTTCCCAGATATGCTTGCGGAAGTACTCGTCCAGTGTGAGACCCGTAATACGCTCAAGAAGGATGCCGGCCCAGTCGATGCCTAGGCCGTACACGAAAGAACTGCCGGGCTGGATATTGAGCGGCGTGATAAACGACTCGGTTGTCGAGCCGGGGTCCTTCCATGGTACGGCCAAGTTTTCCTTCTCCCACCGCAGCTGGGCACGGTTGCCGTATGCCTGGCCGACAGTGTGGGTTAGGAGTCGGCGGAGGGTAATGGGTTCGGTGCGAGGAGTGTATTTCGGCGTGTCGCCGTCATAGCCCAGAAGAATGGGCTGGGCACAGAGGTcgggaaggaggcgctcgatAAGAGCGGGGTCGTCGTAGGAGACGAGGCCGCGTTCTTTCAGTTGAAGGCAGGCGAGGGAAGTGACTAGTTTGGTCATGCTCCACATTTCGATGACTGGGTTAGAGGGAGGCAGAACTCGGAACTCACCAGTATCCTCATTGACTTGGCCATTTTCCGGCTGATTGAGGACCTTGTCGCCAGCACAGTTGAAGTACAGCACGTCGTCCTTGCtcgcgacgccgacaaACAGCGCGGGGGTGAGGTTGGCGGCATTGGTTTGGGCCAACCACGTAtcgagagcggcgcggcctcggccgtTGAGTCTGGGTGAGGGCGTCATGCGTGTAGTTGTGCTGAATCCACGAACGAGAGTGAGTGGACGGGTCAGCATGGAGAATGTCAATTGGAGAGTGCATCAGGCATCGCGGTTGACGGTTCGAGTTACCGGCCAAGACTAGTCGGGTattgccgacctcggcaagcgGGGGACCACACGCCGCATAACTCGGCATCTCATGCCGTAAGCCACGTGGGATGGAGGCTGTTTCGATGGATGAATCCAACATGGACGAGAGACTCGAGATATGTGGTTACAAAGTCGTCGGACTGTTCACTTGCATGTAGTCATGTCATGTAGTGAGCTGTTCTGGCCCGCCTAGCTCCCAACTCATGTTGACGTCGACCCCGAGGTATTCTCCGACGTCGTGTCTACTGGGGAATGTTGGAAAACAAGCATGGCAGGCAGTCGAGACTCGGCCAACGCCGGACCGAGCCGAAACTCCCTGCCAGGTCAAATCCCCGCCCAGAGGTCAAATCTCGGGGTCCGGGAGCATGCATCCGGCCCCATATTCGCCCGTGCCTAAACCCGTGTCCTGACTGAGGGCGAATTTTGCGCGCGATTCGCCCGCCCACCCGCTGGCAAACTTTTGTTTACGATGCGACtgaggggagggagggcgttggcgcgcgTAGCGAGAATTCGCCCTCATCGAGAATTCGCCCTCCCTCACTCCGCATCGGATCTCGGTCACAATAAGGATTAGGATTACGACCACGACCAGGATAAGTGTGGTTTACGCGGAGTGAGCCGACGCCCGCATGTTGGCAGATCCGCATTGGCACATTTGTTGGCATATGTTGGTTGGCACAATGAGATTGGACCTGCGGCCTGGCCCGTGACTCGGCGCCGCTGGGAAAAGTGGCCCGCTCACTGGCATACATATATGGGTCGTGGTCGCTGGTCGCTGGGTAGCCCACCAGAAAGAATAGAGCTAGAGTGCTACTGCCTAACCATCTACCTCTCCGCACACCGTAGCTACCCCTCCTCCCTAGCTACCCTCCTCCCTAGCtacctcctccctctccgcACACCGTAGccaccccctccctctccgcACACCGTAGCACCCCTGCAATGCACGTAGCCGCCCTCGTGATGCAGCGcgacgctgccgccgagcgcgccgccgagcgcgacgccgcgccgcgtcccACACTCCCCCGCGTCGACTCCGAGCTCACCTTGTactctccctccctcaccTCGCCTACCTGGAAAAAATCTCTCGACAAAGTCGACGAGCAACACTTTGAGCaggccgagcacgccgagcacgcccAACCCTCCAGCCGCGACTTTGCCCTTACCCGCACCGAAACCATCCTCTCCCAAGTCGAGACGCATCCCGGCCCTTTCCCCGatctccagctcgccacTATTCCTACCcgcgaagaggaggataCCTATGGTCCACCGCCTGATGGGGGACGCGAGGCGTGGCTGGCCGTCCTTAGTGGAGCCTTGTTGTTCTTTACCATGTTTGGGTTTGGTGAGTTCTTTGTTATATTCCCTCACcgcgctaaccccagtcaCCTCCTTTGGTCAACTCAAGCGTTACTACCTCAACAACCAACTCTCATCCTACTCGCAACCCACTGTAGCTTGGATCGCCACAATCCAGTCCACACTCACCTTTTTTCCATCCCTCTTCTTCGGCCGCCTCTTTGACGCCCACGGtccccgcctcctcgtaATCCTAGGaacctctctctctttctcGGCTCTTATCGCCGTCGCATTCTGTAAGGAATACTACCAGTTCCTTCTCGCGCACGCTCTTTTCGGCTTTGCGACCTCGATAATCTGGGGCCCTAGTGCGAGTGTCTGTGGACACTGGTTCCTTCGGCGGCGCTCCACGGCCATTGGCATCGTGGGATGCGGTTCGGGAATCGGTGGTATCATCTaccccatcctcctcaaAGGATTACTTGACCGGTTCAAGTTCCGCGacgccatcctcatcatcgcGGGAATGAATGGGGCGATGATGCTCCCCGCCATTTTCTGGCTCAAAGCCCGCCTCCCACCCCGCCAACCGGCGCCTTGGTCTGCCTTGGCCAAACCATGGCACTCGCGCGCATTCCTCTTTCTTGCTCTCGGAGCCGGCCTCTCCATGCTCAACATGTTCACTCCCTACTTTGATGCTCCAGTCATGGCTGCTGGAAACAACCTCTCCCCTGCCATTAGAGACTACGCCATTGCTATCCTGCAAGCTGGATCCTTCCTTGGCCGAGCTAGCAGCGGATTCATTGCGGATCGTTTCGGCGCATGGCGCGTGTacatcttcctcgccctcctcaccagCTCTACCCTCTTCGCGTTCTGGTGTGCAACCCCCATGCCACCGGCAGCTGCGGTTATTGGATTGGCAGGGTACGGCTTTGCCAGCGGCGCTTGGATCACGCTTGTGTCGGCTGTGACTGCAGCCATTGCGCCTCCAGAGGAATTGGGCACGTGGATCGGCGTGCTCTGGACCGCTATTTCTCCCCCCATCCTCGCGGGCCCCGTCATCAGTGGCGTCCTCATTGAGAAGGCTGGGGGTGCGTTCACGTACGCGGGAGTGTTTTGCGGCGCAACGTATCTGGTCGGGACGGGGATTACCTCTCTCCACTTTGTGTTTGGGGGCCGGAAAAAGGGGGAGGATGTGGAGAACGACAAGCCCGAGGTGATGCATGGGGAGGAGAAGTGAGGTGTCATTAGCATAGCATAGGTAGCGTAGCATAGCATAGCATAGCATAGCATTGTAGTCATAGTTCTGGATGCAGGTGGAGATGAGCATGTCGTGGTTCAAGATGGAGAAGAGTTGGAAGAATGAAGATTACATCTCATCTCTTGGCATTCGGATGCTCTCAGGGACACGCTCAGGGTCAGATTGACAACACCGACCGATCGGCCTACTCCGACGCCGGAACAGAGAGTGAGCGCTCAAAATAACGATAATCAAGCAGAACTGCTTGTCCAGATTTGACGGATTGGATCAACACCTGGTGCTAGTGGATGGCGGATATCCTACTGGTGCTCGAGTTGTGGATGCTgtgctgttgctgttgaTGTCGCAGGTGGCGCTCTGTCTGTTCACGTGTCGACCGCTCCTGTGCACAGTGCACAGATCATCCGAATTAACGTCAACTCAACTTGAACCATTCTATCGGTATCAGCCAGGACAGACCGTCTGGAACTGGAACGCGCTTCAGGACGCGTCCCCAAATAGGTGGGCTGTATCTCGAACGCTCGAACGCGTTCACGAATGGCACTGGTAGCTGCGCTTCATACAAGGGCCTAACAAACGCGGGGCCCATGTGGGGCCTAATTCCGAATCGAGTGGCCACCTGACCTTCATGCCAGATCCAACTTGCATCGCTACCTTCATCGTTAtcttcctctccaccacTCACTCATCATGaacgacaacgacaacaacgacgacgtctACAACGACGACACATTCTACCGCTCACAACGCGCCCTATCTAGCGACTATACCATGCGCCCAGCCCATGTTGCGTTTTGGTGTTCTCGGAGACAGGGGCTCATCACCCCGCCTACGACGCCACCGGGGTGTATGATGGATCtggtggatgtggatgacATGGACGATATGGACGTCGACCCTCCTGTCACCTCGTCTACCACCTTGCTTGCCACCCACAACCTCTCCACATCCCACCCCCCATCCCACCCCACATCCCACCCCACatcccacccacccacaaTCCCCGCAGACGCCTACCCACACATCGTCGACGCAATCTTGGCATATGCGCCtcacgacgcgctcgcgaccTTGCGTACAGTCTGCCGGTCATGGCGGGatcgcgccgacgcccgcctcctcacccacG contains the following coding sequences:
- a CDS encoding uncharacterized protein (Major Facilitator Superfamily), producing MHVAALVMQRDAAAERAAERDAAPRPTLPRVDSELTLYSPSLTSPTWKKSLDKVDEQHFEQAEHAEHAQPSSRDFALTRTETILSQVETHPGPFPDLQLATIPTREEEDTYGPPPDGGREAWLAVLSGALLFFTMFGFVTSFGQLKRYYLNNQLSSYSQPTVAWIATIQSTLTFFPSLFFGRLFDAHGPRLLVILGTSLSFSALIAVAFCKEYYQFLLAHALFGFATSIIWGPSASVCGHWFLRRRSTAIGIVGCGSGIGGIIYPILLKGLLDRFKFRDAILIIAGMNGAMMLPAIFWLKARLPPRQPAPWSALAKPWHSRAFLFLALGAGLSMLNMFTPYFDAPVMAAGNNLSPAIRDYAIAILQAGSFLGRASSGFIADRFGAWRVYIFLALLTSSTLFAFWCATPMPPAAAVIGLAGYGFASGAWITLVSAVTAAIAPPEELGTWIGVLWTAISPPILAGPVISGVLIEKAGGAFTYAGVFCGATYLVGTGITSLHFVFGGRKKGEDVENDKPEVMHGEEK
- a CDS encoding uncharacterized protein (Beta-lactamase), which encodes MTPSPRLNGRGRAALDTWLAQTNAANLTPALFVGVASKDDVLYFNCAGDKVLNQPENGQVNEDTVIEMWSMTKLVTSLACLQLKERGLVSYDDPALIERLLPDLCAQPILLGYDGDTPKYTPRTEPITLRRLLTHTVGQAYGNRAQLRWEKENLAVPWKDPGSTTESFITPLNIQPGSSFVYGLGIDWAGILLERITGLTLDEYFRKHIWEPIGVKSMTFFPTPEIKARLMQMCTRTREGELVHTRKLRPVKDMVPADIKQQAGGGGLLGTAREYITFLQAVLRCKEEDGLVSRAGFRELFTDSLPPDQEERDCHKALGAFLKFRGYPEEQYTSGRAVGYSPGLCLNLANSVNGRKAGSGFWFGAARSEYWIDPASGLIGLCVTQLMNDYETIWSDVYSSYERTVYDAVEGVDEARL